A single genomic interval of Verrucomicrobiota bacterium harbors:
- a CDS encoding MBL fold metallo-hydrolase, producing MIIPKQKDEELLADIASANNAYLHIWWLGQSGFLVKYAETTLLFDPYLSDSLTEKYAGTDKPHVRMTERVIAPERLGFASIVTSSHVHTDHLDHGTLLPLRETNPSIRLILPRAIKESAIGRLGDWGKDFHWVNAGDTVEDSGTRVRVIPAAHNALKEDEAGNHYFIGFVAEIGPWRIYHSGDTLLYDGIEQWIDGPVDVAILPINGNKPERRVAGNLDGKEAALLAKRIGAQTVIPCHFDMFEFNTATPELFEKSCRELDQNFCVMEAGERLSLMNPEMVR from the coding sequence ATGATCATTCCAAAGCAGAAGGACGAGGAGCTCCTTGCCGATATCGCGAGTGCAAACAACGCGTACCTGCACATCTGGTGGCTGGGGCAAAGTGGTTTTTTGGTCAAGTACGCCGAAACCACCCTTCTCTTTGATCCTTACCTTTCGGATAGCCTTACCGAGAAATACGCTGGCACGGACAAACCTCACGTCAGAATGACCGAGCGGGTCATTGCTCCCGAAAGGCTTGGATTCGCCTCGATTGTGACCTCCAGCCATGTCCACACGGATCATCTCGATCACGGAACGTTGCTTCCGCTGCGCGAGACGAACCCTTCGATCAGGCTCATCCTTCCACGAGCGATCAAAGAATCGGCGATTGGACGATTGGGTGACTGGGGAAAGGATTTTCATTGGGTCAACGCGGGCGACACTGTCGAAGATTCGGGCACCCGGGTTCGGGTTATCCCGGCAGCACACAATGCCCTGAAAGAGGACGAAGCTGGAAATCATTACTTCATCGGATTCGTGGCCGAAATCGGCCCATGGCGCATCTACCACAGCGGCGACACCCTGCTCTACGACGGTATCGAGCAATGGATCGATGGACCGGTCGATGTCGCGATTCTTCCGATCAATGGGAACAAGCCCGAGCGACGGGTTGCCGGAAATCTAGATGGGAAAGAGGCGGCTCTACTAGCGAAGCGGATTGGGGCACAGACGGTCATCCCCTGCCACTTCGATATGTTCGAGTTCAATACTGCGACGCCCGAACTCTTCGAAAAATCCTGCCGGGAGCTGGACCAGAATTTTTGCGTAATGGAGGCGGGGGAACGGCTCTCTTTGATGAATCCAGAAATGGTTCGATGA
- a CDS encoding methionine synthase — MKERPLRTSVIGSYPFPSWLNFASQHLDEFGVSDIAEIQDDAVIAAIHDQESAGLDAITDGEQTRLDFNLSFYGYLSGIELESKSPRLHGPPAHDQRGKHRLTGTLTAPAGLGAVEEFERLKRLAPDSEATLKASVPGPYTMSGRLLPNEEYPDRWAITEALLPLIREELIKLAEAGCTEICVDEPSMSCYAFKENTSRFVDIFNRTVEGIRGKVRICTHLCFGNFKGHAVGLRKIAPMFPAFLDFHVDEMHVEMASREFSEIEAISQIAECMDVAVGIVDVKSYYIESEADIVERVNLCLEHAPAEKLVFAPDCGLSQTARWAAKKKLVNMVAGVHKVRKSIGCE; from the coding sequence ATGAAAGAACGACCCCTTCGAACCTCCGTAATCGGTAGCTATCCTTTCCCTTCGTGGCTGAACTTTGCGAGCCAGCATCTCGATGAATTCGGTGTGTCTGACATAGCCGAGATCCAGGACGATGCTGTAATCGCAGCCATTCACGATCAGGAGTCCGCAGGCCTCGATGCGATCACGGATGGAGAGCAGACGCGGCTCGATTTCAATCTCTCCTTTTATGGCTACCTGAGCGGAATTGAACTCGAGTCGAAAAGTCCACGCCTGCATGGCCCCCCTGCCCACGACCAACGAGGAAAGCACCGCTTGACGGGAACGTTAACGGCACCTGCAGGTCTGGGTGCAGTGGAGGAATTTGAGCGATTGAAACGATTGGCGCCCGATAGCGAGGCTACTTTGAAAGCCTCGGTCCCCGGGCCTTACACAATGAGTGGTCGTCTTCTTCCGAATGAAGAGTATCCGGATCGATGGGCGATCACTGAAGCCTTGCTACCTTTGATCAGAGAAGAGCTGATCAAACTGGCAGAAGCCGGGTGCACCGAGATCTGCGTGGATGAACCGTCCATGAGCTGCTATGCGTTCAAAGAGAACACTTCTCGCTTCGTCGACATCTTCAACCGGACGGTCGAGGGAATTCGTGGAAAAGTGCGCATCTGCACGCACCTTTGTTTCGGTAATTTCAAGGGGCACGCAGTCGGCTTAAGGAAAATTGCGCCCATGTTTCCTGCGTTTCTTGATTTTCATGTCGACGAAATGCATGTCGAGATGGCGAGCCGGGAGTTTTCGGAAATCGAGGCGATCAGCCAAATCGCCGAGTGCATGGATGTGGCTGTGGGAATCGTCGACGTAAAAAGCTACTACATCGAAAGTGAGGCCGATATCGTCGAGCGGGTAAATCTCTGTCTCGAACACGCTCCAGCCGAAAAGCTTGTCTTCGCACCGGACTGCGGTCTCAGCCAAACCGCTCGCTGGGCCGCGAAGAAGAAGCTCGTTAATATGGTCGCCGGAGTACACAAGGTGCGCAAATCCATCGGCTGCGAATGA